The nucleotide sequence TAAAAAAATTCCGCATTCAGCTCAGCCGCTCTTTTTTTAAAGACCGCCAGCACCTCATCAGGCTGTTTACAGCAAAAGACCGGAGTGTTTTGTTTTATAATGCCGGCTTTTTCAAAAGCTATTTTTTCGAGAGTATTTCCCAAGTACCGGGTGTGCTCAAGCTCAATAGGGGTTAAAACGCAGGCCGCCGGTTTGAGGATATTTGTCATATCAAGCCTTCCGCCCATCCCCGTTTCGATAACCGCCCAATCCGTTTTTTGCATACTAAAAAGCAAAAAGGCCGTAAGCGTAACTATTTCAAACCACCCGGGATCTATTTCGGGCTCCTTTTTGAGTATCGCCTTAAAGCCTTCAACGATTTTTTTATAAGAGGCAGAGTAGGCCTCATCATCAAAAAAACTTCCTGCTTGGGTCATCCTCTCTCTGAAGCCCGATACATGGGGAGAAGTATAAAGGCCCGTTTTTTTTCCGGCTTCTTTTAAAATTGATGCAATCATGGTAGAAACGGAACCCTTTCCCTTTGAGCCTGCAATATGAATCGATAGAAAATCGTCTTGAGGATTGCCGAAAAAATCGGCAAATTTCCGCATTTTTTTAAGATTGTTTTCGTCTTTGTGCGCATTTCTTTCATAATTTATAAAGGCATCAAGCCATTTACTGAATTCTTCGGTATTCATATAAGACCTCCGGGCCTTGGGTTCCGCACCAATGACGCGTTCCAAGCTATGCCCTATTGCTAAAAAACAGAATATAGAATATTATATACGCATGTGTCAAGTTATTCTACCCGATAATTTAAAAGGTTTTAAGATTTATATGATCGGTATTAAGGGTACGGGAATGACGGCTTTGGCAGAAATTTTGGTTTCGCGTGGAGCCGTGGTTTCAGGAAGTGATGTACCTGAAAATTTTTATACTGAT is from Treponema denticola and encodes:
- a CDS encoding bifunctional folylpolyglutamate synthase/dihydrofolate synthase; amino-acid sequence: MNTEEFSKWLDAFINYERNAHKDENNLKKMRKFADFFGNPQDDFLSIHIAGSKGKGSVSTMIASILKEAGKKTGLYTSPHVSGFRERMTQAGSFFDDEAYSASYKKIVEGFKAILKKEPEIDPGWFEIVTLTAFLLFSMQKTDWAVIETGMGGRLDMTNILKPAACVLTPIELEHTRYLGNTLEKIAFEKAGIIKQNTPVFCCKQPDEVLAVFKKRAAELNAEFFYIPEIVKEPVNYNLSKEGLKIDMEFKNSHYLSKLFKRPISSNLKLLDLIQAENAALAACTVKYLFPEIDEAIIERGLASAWLPARFELLSDNPEIIIDGAHTKNSIALCMSTYTELVKEKGTLIFACAEDKNVKDMVPFFKDNFTKIIVTIPGSSKKSNPDLSYTIFQEGLKGSSCMVEKNADYEAVIKNEIIECREKKQPLLITGSFYLAAEAKRIHSFLSPQA